From a single Rosa rugosa chromosome 7, drRosRugo1.1, whole genome shotgun sequence genomic region:
- the LOC133721612 gene encoding uncharacterized protein LOC133721612 isoform X2: protein MDCNKEEAIKAMQLAERKTQDNDFTGARKIAQKAQQLFPGLENISQLLAVCEVHCSAENKLDGSEMDWYGILQVQRFSHEAIIKKQFRKLGLLLNPDNNKFAGAEAAFKLIGEANAVLDDRGKHFRYDMKCRALLRTGVIQSSSHQFNENVFVRKHCDAARNVQNIPESQCASMNELQKGKADTFCTCCPLCKTVYQCAKDSANRLLRCQKCRRLFVASDCGIQGVHLETLRNQFANHTELPNQIPIQVASNHGGTGNLPVTRSQTGNAASNPVSKAGVAADVDGASNTQKKNSEHGVAVRKEGVEISKSGSVKSKESGPLRNLNKKRGKSIESVGSFKTGNRARPDSEHVIQEKVGIPSELNGSPHLCISSMKEKNLSYIGNDDDDDFVNPPNWSGKSPLSSATEKKRKNAAAYGGCGSFNIDRSPYSADAAVDGHKKKARQKVSFPLEECMPSKKSKTGEPVPDNDETNFKANVTPGPNVDVASTPQLIEVPDPQFHKFVLNEDKLASIFKANQTWALFDDEADGMPRYYAFVKKVLHTPGFKLKIIWLDANPDNRGALQKRQG, encoded by the exons ATGGATTGCAACAAAGAGGAGGCAATCAAGGCAATGCAACTTGCTGAAAGAAAGACGCAGGATAATGATTTTACAGGAGCAAGGAAGATAGCACAGAAGGCTCAACAACTCTTCCCGGGGCTTGAGAATATTTCTCAATTACTTGCAGTATGTGAAGTTCATTGTTCAGCTGAAAATAAGCTAGATGGCAGTGAAATGGACTGGTATGGGATTCTGCAGGTTCAAAGATTTTCTCATGAGGCAATCATCAAGAAACAATTCAGAAAACTCGGGCTGTTACTTAATCCTGATAACAACAAGTTTGCTGGTGCGGAGGCTGCTTTTAAGCTGATCGGGGAAGCAAATGCAGTGCTGGACGACCGAGGAAAACATTTTAGATATGACATGAAGTGTAGAGCTCTTCTGAGAACTGGTGTAATACAATCATCATCTCATCAGTTTAATGAAAATGTATTTGTCAGGAAACACTGTGATGCTGCAAGAAATGTTCAGAATATTCCCGAGTCACAGTGTGCTAGCATGAATGAACTTCAAAAGGGGAAAGCAGACACATTCTGCACTTGTTGTCCTCTCTGTAAAACAGTGTATCAATGTGCCAAAGACTCGGCAAATCGATTGTTACGTTGTCAAAAATGTCGAAGACTTTTTGTTGCCTCTGATTGTGGTATTCAAGGGGTGCACCTAGAAACTCTCAGGAACCAGTTTGCAAATCATACAGAACTTCCTAACCAGATTCCTATACAAGTAGCCTCAAATCATGGTGGAACTGGAAATCTACCTGTTACAAGATCTCAAACTGGAAATGCAGCCTCAAATCCTGTGTCAAAGGCGGGAGTTGCTGCTGATGTTGATGGAGCTTCTAACACTCAAAAGAAAAATAGTGAGCATGGGGTTGCAGTAAGGAAGGAGGGTGTTGAAATATCCAAGTCTGGTTCAGTGAAGTCCAAGGAGTCAGGACCTTTGAGAAATCTGAACAAAAAAAGAGGGAAGTCAATTGAATCTGTTGGAAGTTTCAAGACTGGAAACAGAGCTAGACCTGATTCTGAGCATGTTATTCAAGAAAAAGTCGGTATTCCTTCTGAACTCAATGGAAGCCCTCACCTTTGCATATCTTCGATGAAAGAGAAGAACCTTTCTTACATtggtaatgatgatgatgatgattttgtgAACCCTCCAAACTGGTCAGGGAAGAGCCCACTGTCCAGTGCtactgaaaagaaaagaaagaatgcaGCTGCGTATGGTGGGTGTGGGTCATTTAATATTGATAGGTCACCTTATTCTGCTGATGCTGCTGTGGATGGACATAAGAAGAAGGCAAGACAAAAAGTAAGCTTCCCTTTAGAAGAATGTATGCCCAGCAAAAAGAGTAAAACTGGGGAACCTGTGCCAGATAATGATGAAACCAACTTCAAAGCTAATGTCACTCCTGGGCCAAATGTAGATGTCGCATCCACACCACAACTCATTGAGGTTCCTGATCCTCAATTCCATAAGTTTGTGCTTAATGAAGATAAGTTAGCAAGTATTTTTAAAGCTAATCAAACATGGGCTCTTTTTGATGATGAAGCAGATGGCATGCCCAGGTACTATGCTTTTGTCAAGAAAGTATTACACACCCCGGGATTTAAGCTGAAAATCATCTGGCTGGATGCCAATCCAGATAACCGAG GTGCATTGCAGAAAAGGCAGGGGTAA
- the LOC133721612 gene encoding uncharacterized protein LOC133721612 isoform X1: MDCNKEEAIKAMQLAERKTQDNDFTGARKIAQKAQQLFPGLENISQLLAVCEVHCSAENKLDGSEMDWYGILQVQRFSHEAIIKKQFRKLGLLLNPDNNKFAGAEAAFKLIGEANAVLDDRGKHFRYDMKCRALLRTGVIQSSSHQFNENVFVRKHCDAARNVQNIPESQCASMNELQKGKADTFCTCCPLCKTVYQCAKDSANRLLRCQKCRRLFVASDCGIQGVHLETLRNQFANHTELPNQIPIQVASNHGGTGNLPVTRSQTGNAASNPVSKAGVAADVDGASNTQKKNSEHGVAVRKEGVEISKSGSVKSKESGPLRNLNKKRGKSIESVGSFKTGNRARPDSEHVIQEKVGIPSELNGSPHLCISSMKEKNLSYIGNDDDDDFVNPPNWSGKSPLSSATEKKRKNAAAYGGCGSFNIDRSPYSADAAVDGHKKKARQKVSFPLEECMPSKKSKTGEPVPDNDETNFKANVTPGPNVDVASTPQLIEVPDPQFHKFVLNEDKLASIFKANQTWALFDDEADGMPRYYAFVKKVLHTPGFKLKIIWLDANPDNRGEIDWCEKELPVACGKFKLGSTEEITDHRMFSHQVHCRKGRGKSSFLVYPRKGETWALYKNWDIVWSSEPEKHIPYKYEFVEVLSDFVDDIGTEVASLAKVKGFVSLFEQKKQSGDSLRRIPPNELYRFSHRIPSFKMTGNERDDVPKGSFELDPASLPTNLDELF, translated from the coding sequence ATGGATTGCAACAAAGAGGAGGCAATCAAGGCAATGCAACTTGCTGAAAGAAAGACGCAGGATAATGATTTTACAGGAGCAAGGAAGATAGCACAGAAGGCTCAACAACTCTTCCCGGGGCTTGAGAATATTTCTCAATTACTTGCAGTATGTGAAGTTCATTGTTCAGCTGAAAATAAGCTAGATGGCAGTGAAATGGACTGGTATGGGATTCTGCAGGTTCAAAGATTTTCTCATGAGGCAATCATCAAGAAACAATTCAGAAAACTCGGGCTGTTACTTAATCCTGATAACAACAAGTTTGCTGGTGCGGAGGCTGCTTTTAAGCTGATCGGGGAAGCAAATGCAGTGCTGGACGACCGAGGAAAACATTTTAGATATGACATGAAGTGTAGAGCTCTTCTGAGAACTGGTGTAATACAATCATCATCTCATCAGTTTAATGAAAATGTATTTGTCAGGAAACACTGTGATGCTGCAAGAAATGTTCAGAATATTCCCGAGTCACAGTGTGCTAGCATGAATGAACTTCAAAAGGGGAAAGCAGACACATTCTGCACTTGTTGTCCTCTCTGTAAAACAGTGTATCAATGTGCCAAAGACTCGGCAAATCGATTGTTACGTTGTCAAAAATGTCGAAGACTTTTTGTTGCCTCTGATTGTGGTATTCAAGGGGTGCACCTAGAAACTCTCAGGAACCAGTTTGCAAATCATACAGAACTTCCTAACCAGATTCCTATACAAGTAGCCTCAAATCATGGTGGAACTGGAAATCTACCTGTTACAAGATCTCAAACTGGAAATGCAGCCTCAAATCCTGTGTCAAAGGCGGGAGTTGCTGCTGATGTTGATGGAGCTTCTAACACTCAAAAGAAAAATAGTGAGCATGGGGTTGCAGTAAGGAAGGAGGGTGTTGAAATATCCAAGTCTGGTTCAGTGAAGTCCAAGGAGTCAGGACCTTTGAGAAATCTGAACAAAAAAAGAGGGAAGTCAATTGAATCTGTTGGAAGTTTCAAGACTGGAAACAGAGCTAGACCTGATTCTGAGCATGTTATTCAAGAAAAAGTCGGTATTCCTTCTGAACTCAATGGAAGCCCTCACCTTTGCATATCTTCGATGAAAGAGAAGAACCTTTCTTACATtggtaatgatgatgatgatgattttgtgAACCCTCCAAACTGGTCAGGGAAGAGCCCACTGTCCAGTGCtactgaaaagaaaagaaagaatgcaGCTGCGTATGGTGGGTGTGGGTCATTTAATATTGATAGGTCACCTTATTCTGCTGATGCTGCTGTGGATGGACATAAGAAGAAGGCAAGACAAAAAGTAAGCTTCCCTTTAGAAGAATGTATGCCCAGCAAAAAGAGTAAAACTGGGGAACCTGTGCCAGATAATGATGAAACCAACTTCAAAGCTAATGTCACTCCTGGGCCAAATGTAGATGTCGCATCCACACCACAACTCATTGAGGTTCCTGATCCTCAATTCCATAAGTTTGTGCTTAATGAAGATAAGTTAGCAAGTATTTTTAAAGCTAATCAAACATGGGCTCTTTTTGATGATGAAGCAGATGGCATGCCCAGGTACTATGCTTTTGTCAAGAAAGTATTACACACCCCGGGATTTAAGCTGAAAATCATCTGGCTGGATGCCAATCCAGATAACCGAGGTGAGATTGATTGGTGCGAAAAGGAGTTGCCAGTTGCTTGTGGTAAGTTCAAACTTGGGAGTACTGAAGAAATTACAGATCATCGTATGTTTTCTCATCAGGTGCATTGCAGAAAAGGCAGGGGTAAAAGCTCTTTTCTTGTATATCCTAGGAAGGGTGAAACTTGGGCCCTCTACAAGAACTGGGATATTGTATGGAGTTCTGAGCCTGAAAAGCACATACCATACAAATATGAATTTGTTGAAGTCCTGTCGGATTTTGTTGATGACATTGGAACTGAAGTTGCTTCTTTAGCCAAAGTAAAAGGATTTGTCAGTCTGTTTGAGCAAAAGAAGCAGAGTGGTGATAGCTTGCGTCGAATTCCTCCTAATGAGCTATATAGATTTTCGCATCGAATTCCTTCTTTCAAGATGACTGGGAATGAAAGAGATGATGTTCCGAAAGGGTCCTTTGAGCTTGATCCTGCTTCTTTGCCCACCAATCTTGATGAACTATTCTAA
- the LOC133721613 gene encoding uncharacterized protein LOC133721613 yields the protein MDCNKEEAIRAMQLSEEKMQLNDFAGARKLGQTAQRLCPELQNVSQLLTACDVHCSAENKIAGCEMDWYGILQVQQSDNDESIKKQFRKLALLLHPDKNKFAGAEAAFKLIMDANRVLADQGTRSKYDKKYRKALAKAGRIGSSSVPIHKGNATLNPESKAGIAADVGTSNTVKKDIGHADGVGKQGVDSSRSGPRSKDLGTSRNMNRKRGRSSSFESTGSSKRGKRARADSELNGGDHLRRSSRSKQNLSSSEKLNNNGAMNGGILKNDRPTDSGANSVVASVPKVIEVPEPEFNKFAPVGNIINANQTWALYDQVDGMPRFYAQVKKVHTPGFKVKITWLIPNPDDKGEIGWVKEDLPVACGKFTIGLTEDITDHLSFSHQMHCTNGTVKDCFLVYPRKGETWALFKNWDIGWSSDPAKHKPFDFEFVEVLSDFSHAVGTRVAYLAKVKGFVSLFKRSRPHGVISFQIPPDEVYRFSHRIPSFMMSGGERRGVPKGSFELDPASLPSD from the coding sequence ATGGACTGCAACAAAGAGGAGGCAATCAGGGCAATGCAGCTGTCAGAAGAAAAGATGCAGCTTAATGATTTTGCAGGAGCAAGGAAGTTGGGTCAAACAGCTCAACGCCTCTGCCCTGAGCTTCAGAACGTTTCTCAGCTACTAACAGCCTGTGATGTTCACTGTTCAGCAGAAAACAAGATAGCTGGATGTGAAATGGACTGGTATGGGATTCTTCAGGTTCAGCAATCTGATAATGATGAGAGCATAAAGAAACAATTCAGAAAACTAGCGCTATTACTTCATCCTGATAAGAATAAATTTGCTGGAGCTGAGGCTGCTTTTAAGCTGATCATGGATGCAAACAGGGTGCTGGCGGACCAAGGAACTCGTTCTAAGTATGACAAGAAGTATAGAAAAGCTCTAGCAAAAGCTGGTAGAATCGGAAGCTCTTCTGTACCAATACACAAAGGAAATGCAACCTTGAATCCGGAGTCAAAGGCAGGAATTGCTGCTGATGTTGGGACTTCTAACACTGTAAAGAAAGATATTGGGCATGCAGATGGAGTAGGCAAGCAAGGTGTTGATTCTTCCAGGTCTGGTCCAAGGTCCAAGGATCTAGGAACTTCGAGAAATATGAATAGAAAAAGAGGAAGGAGTTCAAGTTTTGAATCCACTGGAAGTTCCAAGAGAGGAAAGAGAGCTAGAGCTGATTCTGAGCTGAATGGAGGTGATCACCTTAGGAGATCTTCAAGGAGCAAGCAGAATCTTTCGTCCAGTGAAAAGCTAAATAATAATGGTGCTATGAATGGTGGGATATTAAAAAATGATAGGCCAACTGATTCTGGAGCCAATTCAGTTGTTGCATCCGTACCAAAGGTCATTGAGGTTCCTGAACCTGAATTCAATAAGTTTGCGCCCGTGGGAAATATTATTAATGCTAATCAAACATGGGCACTTTATGATCAAGTAGACGGCATGCCAAGGTTCTATGCTCAAGTTAAGAAAGTGCACACTCCCGGATTTAAGGTGAAAATCACCTGGCTCATTCCCAATCCAGATGACAAAGGTGAGATTGGTTGGGTTAAAGAAGACTTGCCAGTTGCTTGTGGTAAGTTCACAATTGGACTCACTGAAGACATTACAGATCATCTATCGTTTTCTCATCAGATGCATTGCACAAATGGCACTGTCAAAGACTGTTTTCTGGTATATCCTAGGAAGGGAGAAACTTGGGCCCTCTTCAAGAATTGGGACATTGGGTGGAGCTCTGACCCTGCAAAGCACAAGCCATTTGACTTCGAATTCGTGGAAGTCCTGTCAGATTTTTCGCACGCTGTTGGCACCAGAGTAGCTTATTTAGCCAAAGTCAAAGGCTTTGTGAGTCTGTTTAAGCGAAGCAGGCCGCATGGTGTCATTTCATTTCAAATACCCCCTGATGAGGTGTACAGATTCTCGCATCGAATTCCCTCTTTCATGATGTCTGGTGGCGAAAGGCGTGGTGTTCCTAAAGGTTCCTTTGAGCTTGATCCAGCCTCTCTGCCCAGTGACTAA
- the LOC133721541 gene encoding uncharacterized protein LOC133721541 produces MECNKEEAVRAMQLSETNVQNKDYIGAMKMAQKAQRLFPDLENISRLLTVCEVHCTAENKLGGSEMDWYGILQIQQFDNDVTIKKQYRKLALLLHPDKNKFAGSEAAFKLIGEANRVLSDKQKRSIYDIKYRTLARPGGPKTTAHQSNIDFFAATNSRNNPQSPVQPNTFWTQCYYCFSKFQYYRDFLGRLLRCQRCRKAFEAHEFREGVHPESFRNDFPNHKEPPSQGPSNVASQSNGGTEKGNFTRFQNGDAAFKPASKVGTSADLSGASDAEKKDIWRGVEVGKQGVETSKFGPVKSKDTITSRNMNKERENSTFEFRESLKTGNRATADTERAAKKKNDSVSELGGGRHPRRSPRNKHNLSSLLDDKDDDDFVSPPFKRLRKGQLFSAAEEGNNATVGGHKKNTREKVSFPLEENLPKKKSKTEEFELTVKGAAMSDHDESNFKADFSPVANVDVASTPGAIEVPDPQFHKFVLDEDSLPSLFEANQIWALYDPADDMPRYYAFVKKVLTPGFKLKIRWLEANPDDQGEIDWSEKELPVACGKFKLGKTQEIKGHLMFSHQMHYRKGSDKKSILVYPRKGETWAMYQNWDIGWSSEPEKHMPHKYEFVEVLSDFVEAFGIGVRYLGKVKGFVSLFQPTEQHGVVMFQVPTHELYRFSHQIPSFKMTGCEGSGVPPGSFELDPASLPTSIFDSSDLGNLEMDDRSKKTETDGTSCERVGSVTACTGMKQEKKLSERETLMSRSPRESDTEFVNCMKGKRMTNLNHGNLTQPEESAIPCQADKRNDTQKKHQKNDSDKESFSLRRSPRELSKNSTPSNGAMKCPDSAKDDGHVSFPQSKVNSTSSQYNNRMHSTLKDHHTPSLMKNLVAPPPSSSPACRLSQTEFYDFKGLKSQEKFSLGQIWALYSDRNGMPNTYAQVKRIEVRPNFQVHMAVLEPCSEPENLSGPVSCGTFRLKNCPTEVFPLSSFSHCLNTRNVVGRKVFDIQPKEGEVWALYKNHNPEPTCPNLGKGECEIVEVRGNSGRSTKVGVLVKVEGFKSIFKAPRIQRSKTGIIDVPRSEFHRFSHQIPAFQHSGESDSRLAGCWELDPSSIPGTVISLD; encoded by the coding sequence ATGGAGTGCAACAAAGAGGAGGCGGTCAGAGCAATGCAACTTTCAGAAACAAATGTGCAAAACAAAGATTATATAGGAGCAATGAAGATGGCACAAAAGGCTCAGAGACTCTTCCCTGATCTCGAAAACATTTCTCGGTTACTTACGGTATGTGAAGTTCACTGTACAGCAGAAAACAAGCTAGGTGGATCCGAAATGGATTGGTACGGAATTCTTCAGATTCAACAATTTGATAATGATGTCACCATCAAGAAACAGTATAGAAAATTGGCACTTTTGCTTCATCCTGATAAGAATAAGTTTGCTGGTTCGGAGGCTGCTTTTAAGCTGATTGGGGAAGCAAACAGGGTGCTGTCGGACAAACAAAAACGTTCTATATATGACATTAAGTATAGAACTTTAGCAAGACCTGGTGGACCAAAAACAACAGCTCATCAGTCAAATATTGATTTCTTTGCTGCAACCAATTCTCGGAATAATCCTCAGTCACCTGTGCAACCAAACACATTCTGGACACAGTGCTACTATTGTTTCTCAAAGTTTCAATACTATAGAGACTTTCTGGGTCGGTTGCTCCGTTGTCAAAGATGCCGGAAAGCATTTGAAGCTCATGAATTTCGGGAAGGTGTGCATCCAGAATCTTTCAGAAATGACTTTCCGAATCATAAAGAGCCGCCAAGTCAGGGTCCTTCAAACGTAGCCTCACAAAGTAATGGAGGAACTGAAAAAGGAAATTTCACAAGATTTCAGAATGGAGATGCAGCCTTCAAACCTGCGTCAAAGGTAGGAACTTCTGCTGACTTGAGTGGGGCTTCTGACGCTGAAAAGAAAGATATTTGGCGTGGGGTTGAAGTGGGGAAGCAAGGTGTTGAAACATCTAAATTTGGTCCAGTGAAGTCCAAAGATACAATAACTTCTAGAAATATgaacaaagaaagagagaatTCAACTTTTGAATTTAGAGAAAGTTTGAAGACTGGAAATAGAGCTACAGCTGATACTGAACGTGCTGCTAAAAAGAAGAATGATAGTGTTTCTGAACTCGGTGGAGGCCGTCACCCTAGGAGATCTCCAAGGAACAAGCATAATCTTTCATCCCTCCTAGATGacaaggatgatgatgattttgtgAGTCCCCCATTCAAAAGGTTGAGGAAGGGCCAATTGTTTAGTGCTGCTGAGGAGGGAAATAATGCAACTGTTGGTGGACATAAGAAAAATACAAGAGAAAAAGTAAGTTTTCCTCTAGAAGAAAATTtgccaaagaagaagagtaaAACTGAGGAATTTGAGTTGACGGTAAAGGGAGCCGCCATGTCAGATCATGATGAAAGCAACTTCAAAGCTGATTTCAGTCCTGTAGCTAATGTAGATGTTGCATCCACTCCGGGAGCCATTGAAGTACCTGATCCTCAATTCCATAAGTTTGTGCTTGATGAAGATAGTTTACCAAGTCTTTTTGAAGCCAATCAAATTTGGGCTCTTTATGATCCAGCAGATGACATGCCCAGATACTATGCTTTTGTCAAGAAGGTCCTCACCCCTGGATTTAAGCTGAAAATCAGATGGCTGGAGGCCAATCCAGATGACCAAGGTGAGATTGATTGGTCCGAGAAGGAGTTGCCAGTTGCTTGTGGCAAGTTCAAACTTGGGAAAACTCAAGAAATTAAAGGTCATCTTATGTTTTCTCATCAGATGCACTACAGAAAAGGAAGTGATAAAAAGTCTATTCTGGTATATCCTAGGAAGGGAGAAACTTGGGCCATGTACCAGAATTGGGATATTGGATGGAGTTCTGAGCCGGAAAAGCACATGCCCCACAAATATGAATTTGTTGAAGTCTTGTCTGATTTTGTCGAAGCTTTTGGAATTGGAGTTCGTTATTTAGGCAAAGTGAAAGGATTTGTCAGTTTATTTCAGCCAACTGAGCAGCACGGGGTTGTCATGTTTCAAGTACCAACTCATGAGCTGTACAGATTTTCTCATCAGATTCCCTCTTTCAAGATGACTGGTTGTGAAGGATCTGGTGTTCCCCCAGGATCCTTTGAGCTTGATCCTGCTTCTTTGCCCACCAGTATTTTTGATTCAAGTGATCTAGGTAACTTGGAAATGGATGACAGAAGCAAGAAAACTGAAACTGATGGTACGTCTTGTGAAAGGGTTGGTTCTGTAACTGCATGCACAGGTATGAAGCAGGAGAAGAAGCTTTCTGAAAGAGAGACTTTGATGTCTAGATCTCCGAGAGAGTCAGATACTGAATTTGTGAATTGTATGAAAGGGAAGCGCATGACAAACCTAAACCATGGAAACCTCACACAACCCGAGGAAAGTGCTATTCCATGTCAAGCAGATAAGAGAAACGACACACAGAAGAAGCATCAGAAGAATGATTCGGATAAAGAAAGTTTTAGTCTTAGAAGATCACCAAGGGAATTAAGCAAGAACAGTACCCCATCAAACGGAGCTATGAAGTGTCCAGATTCTGCCAAGGATGACGGCCATGTCAGCTTCCCTCAGTCTAAAGTAAACTCTACCTCCAGCCAGTATAATAACAGGATGCATTCAACTCTGAAGGATCACCATACTCCCAGTCTCATGAAAAACCTTGTAGCCCCTCCTCCATCTTCATCACCTGCCTGCAGATTGTCCCAGACTGAATTCTACGACTTCAAAGGGCTAAAATCTCAGGAGAAATTTAGTCTTGGTCAAATTTGGGCTCTGTATAGTGACCGAAATGGGATGCCTAATACTTATGCTCAAGTTAAGAGGATTGAGGTTAGGCCAAATTTTCAAGTGCATATGGCAGTGCTGGAACCTTGCTCAGAACCGGAAAATTTGTCTGGACCAGTTTCCTGTGGGACATTTAGATTGAAAAATTGCCCAACTGAGGTCTTCCCCCTCTCTTCATTTTCCCACTGCTTAAATACCAGAAATGTTGTTGGTAGGAAGGTGTTTGACATACAACCCAAGGAAGGTGAGGTTTGGGCTCTATACAAGAACCACAATCCTGAGCCGACTTGTCCCAACCTGGGCAAGGGTGAATGTGAAATAGTGGAAGTGCGGGGAAATAGTGGAAGAAGCACAAAGGTTGGAGTTCTGGTAAAGGTTGAAGGGTTTAAATCAATATTCAAGGCTCCAAGAATCCAGAGATCAAAAACTGGGATCATTGATGTACCGCGGTCTGAGTTTCATAGATTTTCTCACCAGATTCCTGCTTTCCAGCATAGCGGGGAGAGTGACAGTCGACTTGCAGGCTGTTGGGAGCTTGATCCATCATCAATACCTGGTACTGTAATTTCCTTAGATTGA